Genomic DNA from Candidatus Nitronereus thalassa:
ATTAATGAGGTAGTTTTGGGACATCCTTTCAAATCGACTTTGAATTCACTGAGCAGCCGCCGAAGAAGCCCCGGCAATAGTTGCCGCGAAATACCTTGATGTACCAACAGCGTGTCGGCCGAATTGGATGCCAGGGGATCTTGAATTTTTGAATTCACCACCACCCCTTGAGCCAGAGGAAGATCCGCATCACGATCAATGTAAACATGACAAAGGCCACCATCATATCCGAGGACCGGAACACGAGATTGCTCCATCACCGCTTTTCGCAACCCGGTTTTCCCGCGAGGAATCACCCCATTGACTAGCTTAGTCAGGCGAGTTAGCTCCAATACTCCTTCCCGTTCCGGACGATCAATAAAGGTAATGGCACCCTCGGGTATCCCCTGAGTTTGTGCCGCTTCTTTGAGAACTCGCACCAGGGCTGAGTTGGTTAAAAACCATTCTTTGCCTCCTCGCAAAATACAGACATTTCCAGAGCGCAAACACATCGCAATCGATTCCGCTGAAACATCAGGCCCAAGTTCAGAAATAATCCCGATAACCCCCATGGGAACGCGAATGCGACTCACCTGTAATCCATCCACAGACATCCACCCTTGGGTTTCCTGTCCAATAGGGTCAGGTTCAGCACAGACCCGGCGAATCGTCTCTACAATCTCTAGCACATCATCTTTGGTTACGGTAACCCGGTCACGGATTTTGCGATATTCCTCCGTCCCAAGATCCTTGGGGATAGCATCAAGATCCTTCCGATTGCCAGCTACAACCTCATCAACCCGCAATTCAAGCTGTTCAGCCATCGCTTCTAACGCCAATGTCCTCTGCTGACTCGAAAGGAACGACAATGGACGCGCCGCCAGATTAGCTTGCCGCGCCAAATTTTGAATATGCATTTTTATTGGAACTTCAAGCATTTTTCCTCCAATTTGAGAAATCACCCGCATCATAGCCCACCCAGGCCCTGACACTGACGTGGCCCCAGACGGATCTTGACTGTACCTACATTAATTTTTCCAAGTCAAAAGCCCCTTGTTTTAGGAACAGGACCTTTGCTTGAAACCCCACACTATCAAACACACTTCGTCAAAAACTCCAGAAAAATCAAAACCATCAACACTTTTGCTTGCATTAAAAACGCTGCATATGCTAGTTTTTCAAGGTTTTAGGCGATAAACAACTATTTCACAACAACCAGACAGATGTCACAATGCAGGGCTTTCGGGTCAACAATTGGGGTTTGTTCAAACCATTAACCTGTCAGTTCTCACTGAAAAACCATGACGTCACGGGAGGGGGTGGCTAAGCAAGTATGGTGAC
This window encodes:
- a CDS encoding glutamate-5-semialdehyde dehydrogenase → MLEVPIKMHIQNLARQANLAARPLSFLSSQQRTLALEAMAEQLELRVDEVVAGNRKDLDAIPKDLGTEEYRKIRDRVTVTKDDVLEIVETIRRVCAEPDPIGQETQGWMSVDGLQVSRIRVPMGVIGIISELGPDVSAESIAMCLRSGNVCILRGGKEWFLTNSALVRVLKEAAQTQGIPEGAITFIDRPEREGVLELTRLTKLVNGVIPRGKTGLRKAVMEQSRVPVLGYDGGLCHVYIDRDADLPLAQGVVVNSKIQDPLASNSADTLLVHQGISRQLLPGLLRRLLSEFKVDLKGCPKTTSLMGIMEMTGHKGIELAKEEDWGQKVQSLTLAIKVVASLDEAIEHIGAYGPGHTDTIVTRDYETAMRFVREVDSSGVLVNASTRLHSGSELGLGPEIGMNTTHFHIRGPLTLQSLTVEKVVGLGTGQLRHPHPVPTEYQDAMMLSAKF